A region of the Roseiflexus sp. RS-1 genome:
AGATACAACCGGCTTCTGCTCCGATGCGGCTCCGCTACCAATCGTCGGCAGGAGAACCGATGCCGCTCCTCCTTCCTGGATTATTATCGCAATGGCAGGAATACGTGTCAACGCAGATCCGCAGCTCGAGCGCGCCGCGATGGTGTGTGCTGGCGAGGTGGAGCGTCGGGATCGCGCTGGCGCAGTGCTGTGATTGGCCGGTGTTGTGGCAGCGCTGGCTGTCCATCGGCACAGTGTGAAATCCCTTCAGGAACAGGTTGTTTGAGAAGCCCCTGCGTTCCTTCTCTCGTTTTGGGCTTCAGGACGCCCAACCCTCCCTTCTCCCCTTGTGGAAGAAGGGGGTAGATGTTTTGGCACGCCCCTGTGTGCCATCTCCCGTTTCAGGCAGCAGGACGCCCAGACTCCCCCTTCTCCCCGCGTGGGAGAAGGGGGCAGGGGGGATGAGGGGCAAAAGCGCGCGGGAATGCAGCAAACCGCGCATCGCGCCCAAGAACGCTGCCCTTGAGAGCGCACGCGGGGGGCGGGGGGGTCTTTGAGTAATTATTCCGCTATAGCCCGCGCAGGCGGGCTTCGCCCTGGCTAGCCGAGGGCTTCAGCCCCACGGCCAGCACAGTATAGCGGATTTATTTCTCAATCTTCATCAGCCCGCACTTCAGCCGCGAGCCGGCGAAGTGAGCGAAGCGGTCGGTTGGCAGCATATGTTGGGCGGCTTTGTAAACCTGCCGTGCCCGCTGGCAGATTTTTGGCGGCAAAGCCTGGTAATGTTGCCAGAATGAGAGGGTGGTTTGCGATTTCATGAATGTTCGATGAAGTTCCCCTGTTCGTCGAACATTGGCACTACTTTACCCTCATTGATCTCGACTTCGACTGCTGCCACCAGTGCTGCCAGCTTATGATCGTCGGTTGACGCAAATTTGGACACAACGACCAATCAATCCAAAACACCCTTGCCCACAACACGCCCTTTTTGCATCTCGCAATACTACTGCATTCCATTGTAGCACGACGGCGCCCAAACCTGGACAAACCCCACGCCGCTCACTGTGGATCGACGCCGGATCAACCCACCCATCCACGCCGTCGCGTTCGCGGTGGTGGTGAGAACCTCGCGCATAGGTGGACTCATCGTCTGCAAGGACCCCGCAACACCCCTCATCGGTCAATCTCCTTCCGCCAGGGGATCGCGCCCGGTCCGACCCCTTCGACGCTCCGTGCGGCGATGCATGCGGCGAAATGCGCCGCTTCGAGTGGATCGCCGGTTTCATCCAGGCGCACCAGCAGCGCAGCGGCGAAAACATCACCGGCGCCGGTTGGATCGCGCTCAATCGCCGGGCACGCCTCGATGTGGTGCGGCTGACCATTGAGAAACAGCGTCGCCCCTGCCGCGCCGCGGGTCAGCGCCACCAGCCGGCAGTGGCGCGCATAGGCGCGTGCGCGTTCCTCGTCGAACTGGAGATCTTCGATGCTCATGATCAACGCATCGATCCGCTCGAGCAGACGCGGCGACGGCGTCCAGGGTCGGTACGTAATGCGCGCCGGAAGCGGCGCACGCCAGGCGCGCATCATGCCCTGCGGCGTCATGCCCAGGAGCGCACCAGGGAACGCATCCACCAGTGGTTCGGGAGTCTCCGCCAGGATCGGCGCAAGATGCACAATGCGCGCCGCACGCCAGGCAGGCGGCACGTGCTCGATCGTCAGCACGCTGGAGACGGCGTGCAGCGTCTGCACTCGCCCCTGCGGGGTGTAGCGATTCTCGAACACCGGCGTTTCCATCGTCGGAACGAACGCCACCTCGATACCGCCATCCCAATCGCCGGGGATCGTCGCCTGCGCCGAGACGACACCCACCCGCCGCCCCAACCGATGCGCCGTGAGGGCGGCGTAGAGCGCGGTGCCACCCGGCGCAAACCCGCCATCAGGCAGCAGGTCGCGGGTCATATGCCCGATCAGGAGATAGTCTGGCGTTTGCATGGAAAGAAAAAAAGCGGGAAAGCGCAACCGGCGCTGAAACCGGCGCTCGCTCCCGCTCCTCGCTACCGTGTCACTGTCACGACCGTTTTGCCGGATAGATCACAACCTTGCGGTTCTCCCCCTCGCCACTGCTCTCGGTATACACCGTCGGGTCGGAACGCAGCGCAAGATGAACAATACGTCGCTCATAAGCGCCCATTGGTTCGAGCATCAACGGGCGTCCACTCTGTCGCACCCGTTCCGCCATGCGCCGCGCCAGCCCTTCGAGCGACTCCTGGCGACGCTGACGATAATTCCCCACATCAACAACGATCTGCGGCCATTTTTGCACCCGACGACTGACCAGGAGATTGACCATGAATTGCAGCGACCGCAGCGTCTCGCCGCGCCGCCCGATGAGCAGGCTCATCGCCTCCTCATCGGCGCCCTCGATGTGGAGCGTAATCGTTTCTTCAGGTTCACCGTGCTGATCGGGAACAGTGCTGACGACCGCCGTGACGTAGGCATGGATATCCATGCGTTCAAGAATGTCCTCCAGAATCTGGCGGGCGATCTGATCAACCGGACCGGTTGACGCTCCACGCGACGCTGCCGGCGCCTCATCGGCTTCGTCTTCGACGACGGTCACGCGCACGAGCGCCTCATCGCCATTGCCGCCCGGTTCGAGCACCTCGATAGCCACCTCATCGCGATCTTTGCCAAGTTGCGCCAGGGCGAGACGAATTGCTTCCGCTACTGTGCGTGCGCTGATTTCGATACGTTTCATGGAACCCTCGGTTGGAGTATGGCATCCGCGCGCCAATGCGATCCGACGGATCGAATACTATTTGCGCACTCTCCGGCGTCGCGGCGCCGCCTGTCGCACCTCCGATGGTGCAGCGCTTTCAGTCGATTGCGCTGGTGACTCACCTGCCCCGCTGCGCGGCTCGGTCAGCGGACGGAGAACTTCCCAAAAGTCGACTTTTTGCGCTGGCTCATCTGTCGCAGATGCGCTTCCACTGCCGGTTGAGGACGCTGCCGCCTGCACCGACGGCGGCGGAACAGGCGGAAAGAGACCGCCGTCGGTTGGCAGGAACTTGAGATAATTGGCGAGCGATCCCCAACCAGAAATAACGTACTGCTGAATGATCGACAGGATGCTGCCGACCACCCAGTAGAGCACGGCGCCACTTGGGAAGATGAACCCAATATACCCGAACACAATCGGCAGGATCAGCATCGACTGCATCATCGCCTTCTGTTGCGGATCCTGCACCCGCGGCGTCGCCATCAACTGCACAATGAGTTGAAAGATGACCGACAGGATCGGCAGGATGTAGTACGGGTCGGTCTTCCCCAGGTCGGGCAACCAGAGGAAACTGCCCGCCAGTTGCGGTTGACCGAGGGTTGCACTGGCGACACCCACTGCAATCCCCTGCTCATTGAGCACGCGCAGCATGGCGCTGCCGGCATGTTCGGCGGGCGAGACGCGCGTCAGGTTGATGACTGCCTGATAAACTCCCAGGAAGATAGGCAGTTGCAGCAGCATCGGCAAACACCCGCCGACCGGGTTGACCTTATACTCGCGGTAGAGACGCATGGTCTCTTCCTGGAGTTTCTGGGGATCTTTGCCATACTTGCGCTGCAGCTCCTTCATATGCGGCTGCAGTTCCTGCATTTTGCGCGACGACTGGAGCGACTTAATCGTCAGCGGCAGAATGACGATGCGCGCAACAATCGTGAACAGAATGATGGCAAACCCGGCGCTGCCCGTCCAGCGATAGAAGGTCAGCAGCACCTGCTGAAGGAATTCGACGAATGCAAGCCAGATCGGCATAGCGATGTATCCTTACCACACGCAACTGCACGTAACGTGTGTATTCTAGCGCATTTTTGAAGGTCTGTCAGTAGTGGGCGCGCATGTCATCCCATGTCGGACTGACCGCTATCGGACGCCTGCAACACGCCAGCGCGCTGAAGCGCCTGCTGCACCAGCGCCTGGAGTTGCGGAAAGGCTATCTCTGCAAGCGCGGGTGAGCGTGCGATGAAGACAATATCCCAGCCTGGAACGATCTGCGGATACAGGAGGCGCACCGCTTCACGCACCCGACGACGGATCCGGTTGCGTGTCACTGCGCCCCCCAGTCGTTTGGGCGTCACGAAACCGCAGCGTGACAGGCGACGCCGGTTTGGAGCGGCATTAAGCATCAGCATCCCCGCGTCCCAGGTGCGACCATCGCGGCGTACCCGCTGATACTGTTCCGGCGTGCGAAGGCGATAGGCGCGTTTCATCACAGGCTGTGGGCGAGTGATTTGGAGAGACGGGGTCATACCCGCTGCCCACAGATCGACGGGACTACCGATGCCCGCGACGGATCTGACGACGCTCATCGCTGACAGTCAGGCGGTAGCGCCCCTGCAAGCGGCGGCGGCGGAGCACTGCACGACCATCTTTGGTTGCCATGCGCGCCAGAAAGCCGTGCTTTCGGCGGCGCGGAATGCGTTTGGGTTGCCATGTTCGTTTGGGCATCGG
Encoded here:
- a CDS encoding PfkB family carbohydrate kinase, which gives rise to MQTPDYLLIGHMTRDLLPDGGFAPGGTALYAALTAHRLGRRVGVVSAQATIPGDWDGGIEVAFVPTMETPVFENRYTPQGRVQTLHAVSSVLTIEHVPPAWRAARIVHLAPILAETPEPLVDAFPGALLGMTPQGMMRAWRAPLPARITYRPWTPSPRLLERIDALIMSIEDLQFDEERARAYARHCRLVALTRGAAGATLFLNGQPHHIEACPAIERDPTGAGDVFAAALLVRLDETGDPLEAAHFAACIAARSVEGVGPGAIPWRKEIDR
- the jag gene encoding RNA-binding cell elongation regulator Jag/EloR translates to MKRIEISARTVAEAIRLALAQLGKDRDEVAIEVLEPGGNGDEALVRVTVVEDEADEAPAASRGASTGPVDQIARQILEDILERMDIHAYVTAVVSTVPDQHGEPEETITLHIEGADEEAMSLLIGRRGETLRSLQFMVNLLVSRRVQKWPQIVVDVGNYRQRRQESLEGLARRMAERVRQSGRPLMLEPMGAYERRIVHLALRSDPTVYTESSGEGENRKVVIYPAKRS
- a CDS encoding YidC/Oxa1 family membrane protein insertase, with the translated sequence MPIWLAFVEFLQQVLLTFYRWTGSAGFAIILFTIVARIVILPLTIKSLQSSRKMQELQPHMKELQRKYGKDPQKLQEETMRLYREYKVNPVGGCLPMLLQLPIFLGVYQAVINLTRVSPAEHAGSAMLRVLNEQGIAVGVASATLGQPQLAGSFLWLPDLGKTDPYYILPILSVIFQLIVQLMATPRVQDPQQKAMMQSMLILPIVFGYIGFIFPSGAVLYWVVGSILSIIQQYVISGWGSLANYLKFLPTDGGLFPPVPPPSVQAAASSTGSGSASATDEPAQKVDFWEVLRPLTEPRSGAGESPAQSTESAAPSEVRQAAPRRRRVRK
- the rnpA gene encoding ribonuclease P protein component, which translates into the protein MTPSLQITRPQPVMKRAYRLRTPEQYQRVRRDGRTWDAGMLMLNAAPNRRRLSRCGFVTPKRLGGAVTRNRIRRRVREAVRLLYPQIVPGWDIVFIARSPALAEIAFPQLQALVQQALQRAGVLQASDSGQSDMG
- the rpmH gene encoding 50S ribosomal protein L34, whose amino-acid sequence is MPKRTWQPKRIPRRRKHGFLARMATKDGRAVLRRRRLQGRYRLTVSDERRQIRRGHR